The following coding sequences are from one uncultured Methanobrevibacter sp. window:
- the hemB gene encoding porphobilinogen synthase, whose amino-acid sequence MNFPITRMRRYRKNSKIRDIVRETKLNKEDLIYPIFVKEDLKDGEKEAISTMPGEYRYSLNDCVEYAKELEAKGLKSIIVFGIPSPEKKDAIGSPAFASTGIVQRTVRKLKEETDLVIITDVCLCQYTSHGHCGLIEKNDDTDFGFEILNDESLEYLAKVALSHAEAGADIVAPSDMMDGRIQALREILDENGYYNTMIMSYSVKFASSFYYPFREAACSSPSAGNRKSYQMDPANALEAIREAELDVIEGADFLMVKPALPYLDIIKTIKDEFPMPLVTYNVSGEYSMIMAAIENGYLSEEAIMESLLSIKRAGADLIITNFAPYALDHL is encoded by the coding sequence ATGAATTTTCCAATTACAAGAATGAGAAGATATAGGAAAAACTCTAAAATTAGAGACATTGTACGTGAAACTAAATTGAATAAAGAGGATTTGATTTATCCAATTTTTGTTAAAGAAGACTTAAAAGATGGTGAAAAGGAAGCTATTTCCACAATGCCTGGAGAATATAGATATTCTTTAAATGACTGTGTGGAATATGCAAAGGAATTGGAAGCAAAAGGCTTGAAATCAATCATTGTCTTTGGTATTCCAAGCCCAGAGAAAAAGGATGCAATCGGATCTCCTGCTTTTGCTTCAACAGGTATAGTTCAAAGAACTGTTCGCAAGCTTAAAGAGGAAACTGATTTGGTTATCATTACAGATGTCTGCTTATGCCAATACACTTCCCATGGCCATTGCGGTTTGATTGAAAAGAATGATGACACTGACTTCGGCTTTGAAATCTTAAATGATGAATCCTTGGAATATCTTGCAAAGGTTGCATTGTCCCATGCAGAAGCAGGCGCAGATATTGTAGCCCCTTCTGATATGATGGATGGCAGAATCCAAGCTTTAAGGGAAATCCTTGATGAAAATGGCTATTACAATACAATGATTATGTCCTATTCAGTTAAATTCGCTTCTTCATTCTATTATCCATTTAGAGAAGCAGCATGTTCTTCTCCTTCAGCAGGAAACAGAAAATCATATCAAATGGATCCTGCAAATGCTCTTGAAGCAATTAGGGAAGCGGAACTTGATGTCATTGAAGGTGCTGACTTTTTAATGGTTAAACCGGCACTTCCTTATTTGGATATTATTAAGACAATTAAGGATGAGTTTCCAATGCCTTTAGTGACTTATAATGTAAGCGGGGAATATTCCATGATTATGGCGGCTATTGAAAACGGATATTTATCTGAAGAAGCAATAATGGAATCATTATTATCCATAAAAAGAGCTGGAGCTGATTTGATAATCACTAATTTTGCTCCTTATGCTTTAGACCACTTATAA
- a CDS encoding triphosphoribosyl-dephospho-CoA synthase, translating to MEAKEIAKLAQIASVLEVSGWPKPGNVHRTRNFDDMVFQDFAISAVVIGDTMEAVASQAKKIDDLSKAELGKYIFQAVDETNRWIETNTNLGIMMMCIPIAAAASISDSFDEIQENVGRLMDATTVEDAVNLYDAINVADAGGMGDQDEFDVMSEKAKDELRANNQTMFDVLEISAGWDRLANELTNKMPVCFEIGYPCFSNFWKTSDDVDVINKATVLTFMTILSQIPDTLISRKYGNEVAEDVSQKASEILEFKDDDSFVEKLLEFDDYLYDNKLNPGTTADLTAASIFLSYLADNF from the coding sequence GTGGAAGCAAAAGAAATTGCTAAATTGGCTCAAATTGCATCTGTTCTTGAAGTGAGTGGTTGGCCAAAACCTGGTAATGTTCACAGAACTCGCAATTTTGATGATATGGTATTTCAGGACTTTGCAATAAGCGCTGTAGTTATTGGAGATACTATGGAAGCTGTTGCAAGTCAAGCTAAAAAAATTGATGATTTGTCCAAAGCAGAATTAGGAAAATACATTTTCCAAGCTGTTGATGAAACCAACAGATGGATTGAAACCAACACTAATTTAGGCATTATGATGATGTGCATTCCAATTGCTGCTGCAGCTTCAATAAGCGATAGCTTTGATGAAATTCAAGAGAATGTAGGTCGTTTAATGGATGCTACAACTGTTGAAGATGCAGTAAACCTTTATGATGCAATCAATGTTGCGGATGCTGGTGGAATGGGCGATCAAGATGAGTTTGATGTTATGAGTGAAAAGGCTAAGGATGAATTGCGAGCAAACAATCAAACAATGTTTGATGTTTTGGAAATCTCCGCAGGTTGGGACAGATTAGCAAATGAACTTACCAATAAAATGCCTGTTTGCTTTGAAATCGGATATCCTTGCTTTTCAAATTTTTGGAAAACCTCTGATGATGTTGATGTAATTAATAAGGCTACAGTTTTAACATTCATGACAATCCTATCTCAAATTCCAGACACTTTAATCTCAAGAAAATACGGCAATGAAGTGGCAGAAGATGTGTCCCAAAAGGCAAGTGAGATTTTGGAATTCAAGGATGATGATTCATTTGTAGAAAAACTATTGGAATTTGATGATTATCTTTATGATAATAAGTTAAATCCTGGAACAACTGCTGATTTAACTGCAGCATCCATATTCTTATCATATCTTGCAGATAATTTCTAA